The Mycobacterium sp. EPa45 genomic interval TCCGAAATCTGTTCACGCGACGGCACCCTGCTCACGCAGGCTGCCGATCTCGTTGTCCGACAAGCCCAATTCGGCCAGCAGCGCATCGGTGTGCTCACCGAGGCCGGGCACCGGGCCCATCGGCTGCTCATAGCCCTCGATGATCGGAGGCGGCAGGATGGCCTGGATCGCGCCCGCTGTGGTCTGTACCGTCCGCCACCGGTCCCGATCGGACAGCTGCGGGTGAGCCAGCACCTCGCTGGGCAGATTGTAGCGAGCATTGCCGATTCCCGCGGCGTCGGCCGTCTTCTGGATATGGGCCAGATCATGCTGGGCACACCAGGTTTGGATGGCCGCATTGAGCTCGTCGCGGTGGGCGCAGCGATCGGAATTGGTGGCGTATCGCGGGTCGGCGGCCAGGTCGGGCCGCTCGATGATCTCGCGGGCGAGTCGTTGCCATTCCCGGTCATTGGTGGTGCCCAGCACTACCGTCTGATTGTCGGCGGTGACAAAGGAGCCGTAGGGCGCCACCGCCGGGGAGTTCATGCCCAACGGCTCCTGGTCGATCCCAGAATGCTGCGCGTAGGTCAGCGGATAACCCATCAGATCCATCATCGTGTCGAAGAGGCTCACCGTGACGGCCGCACCCCGCCGCGTCCGCTGACCGCGGGAGATGAGCAGCGCCATGATCGACAGTGCCGAGTACAGACCGGTGGAGATGTCGGCGATCGGCGGGCCCGGCTTGGCGGGCATGCCGGGATAGCCGGTCACCGCACACGATCCGGACTCCGATTGCGCCAGCAGGTCGTAGGCCCGCTTGTTCGACAGCGGGCCGCCGGCGCCGTAGCCGTCGATCTCGACGGCGATCACGTCGGGGTGGCGTTCGCGCAGTTGCTCGGGCGAGATGCCGAGCCGCGCGGTGGCGCCGGGCGCAAGATTGGACACCAGTGCATCGGCGCGGTCGAGCAATTGGTGCAGGATCGCCAGGCCCTCGGCTGTTTTCAGGTCCAATGCAATCGACTCTTTGTTGCGATTGGCCCAAACGAAATGGGCTGCAAGGCCTCCCGGGCCGTTGACGACGTCGTCGTAGTGACGGGCGAAGTCCCCACCTGACGGGTTCTCGACCTTGATCACCCGGGCACCGAAGTCGGCCAGGACACGGGTGCACATCGGTGCCGCCACCGCCTGCTCCAACGCCACGACAGTGATACCGGCCAGCGGGGCTGCCGGTCCTTGCGCAGAAGTCATCAGATCACCATACGGTCGGGCCCATCGCCGGCCACTAGTAGCTCTTGGGCAGGCCGAGCACGTTGGCGCCGAGGAAGTTCAGGATCATCTCCTGGCTGACCGGCGCGATCTTCATCAGGCGCGACTCACGGAAGAACCGGGAGATGTGGTATTCCTCCGAATAGCCCATGCCGCCGTGGGTCTGCAGCGCACGGTCGGCCGCCGTGAATCCGGCGTCCGCGCACAGGTACTTCGCCATATTGGCTTCCCGGCCGCAGGACTTTCCGTTGTCGTAGAGCCAGGTCGCCTTGCGCAGGATCAGCTCGGCCGCGTCCAGGCGCGCCAGCGAGTCGGCCAACGGGAACTGGATACCCTGGTTCATCCCGATCGGGCGGTCGAACACCACGCGTTCGTTGGCGTACTTCACCGCCCGGTCGAGTGCCACCCGGCCGATGCCCAGCGCCTCGGCGGCGATCAGCATCCGCTCCGGGTTCAGCCCGTGCAGGATGTAGGAGAAGCCCTTGCCCTCGTCGCCGATGCGGTCGGAAACCGGGATCCGCAGATCGTCGATGAACACCTCGTTGGAACTGACGGCGTTGCGCCCCATCTTCCTGATGGGCCGGATGTCGACGTGATCGCGATCGATGTCGGTGAGGAACAGCGAGAGACCCTCCGTCGGCTTTCCGCCCCGCTTTTCGACGTCGTCGCGGCTCTCGGTCCGGGCCAGCAGCAGGATCTTCTCGGATTCCAGCGCCTTGGAGATCCACACCTTACGGCCGTTGACGACATAGTGGTCGCCATCACGCTTGGCGAATGTCGTGATGCGCGAAGTATCCAGTCCGGCACCGGGTTCGGTGACGCCGAAGCAGACGTGCAGGTCGCCGTTGACGATCCGCGGCAGCGTCGCGGCCTTCATCTCGTCGGAGCCGAACACCACCACCGGCTGCATCCCGAAGATCGACATGTGGATGGAGCTCGCGGCGTTCATGCCGCCACCGGAGCGGGCAACCTCCTCGGCCAGGATGGTCGCCTCAGTGATCCCCAGCCCGTGCCCGCCGTACTCCTCGGGGATGGTCATCCCGAGCCAGCCGCCACCGGCGATGGCGTCGTAAAACTCCTGGGGGAACTCGTGCTCCTGGTCTTTCTCCATCCAATAGTGGTCATCGAAGCGTGATGCCAACTCCCGCACCGACTTACGGATCAGTTCCTGATCTTCGGTCAGTTCGAAGCTCATACCTGAAGACACACCCACACTCCTCTGCTCACAGTTCGGCACGCAGGCACGTGCGCCGGTGCGGTCTCCCGTTTCTGCACCGGCGCCCTGGCCCCGCGGACCTTGTCAGTCCTTGTTGCCGGACAGCTCCTTGGCGTTCGCCGCGAAGTCGGCGAAGTTGGCGCCGGTCTTCTCCTTCTTCGACAGCGCCTGGATGGAGACATCGTGTCCTTCGGCGGCTTTGCGTAGCGCGCCGATGGTGGCCTGTTCCTTGGAGATGTGGGTGAACGGGTCCCAGTGGTACCAGCGCATCGCGTTCTCGTAGGTCATCTTGTTGATCTCGTCGTCGGGCACGTTGTGCGTCTTGAGTACCTCGTCGAGTTGTTCGGGGGCGCCGGGCCACATCGAATCGCTGTGCGGGTAGTCGGCTTCCCAGCAGATGTTGTCGATGCCGACGTCGTTGCGCAGCTGCACCCCGACGTGATCGGAGATGAAGCAGGTCAGGAAGTGCTCCCGGAACACCTCCGAGGGCTTCTTTCCCTTGAAATCCTGCCCGGTCCACGTCGAGTGCATCTCGTAGGTGCGATCGGCGCGCTCGAGGAAATACGGGATCCAGCCGGTGCCGCCCTCACTCAGGGCGATCTTGAGGTCGGGGTACTCCTTGACCGGCCGCGACCACAACAGATCCGCGGCCGCCTGCACGATGTTCATCGGTTGCAGCGTGATCATCACGTCCATCGGCGCATCCGGGGCGGTGATCGCCAGCCGGCCCGAGGAGCCGATGTGCACGTTGAGCACGGTGTCGGTGTCGACCAGGGCGTCCCACATCGGCTTCCAGTGCTCGAAGTCGTGGAAACTCGGATAGCCCATCGCCGCCGGGTTCTCGGTGAAGGTCAACGAATGCACCCCACGCGCGGCGTTGCGCCGGATCTCCGCCGCACACGCCACCGGATCCCAGATCACCGGCAACGTCATCGGAATGAACCGCGCCGGATACGCGCCACACCACTCCTCGACATGCCAGTCGTTGTAGGCCTGCACCAACGCCAGCGAGAACTCCGCATCCTCGGTCGCAAACAACCGGCCTGCGAAGCCGGGGAACGACGGGAAACACATCGAGCCCAGGATGCCCCCGGCGTTCATGTCCTTGACCCGCTCATCAACGTTGTAACAGCCCGGCCGGATCTCATCGAGACCCTGCGGTTCCAACCCGTACTCCTCCTTGGGCCGGCCGGCCACCGCATTCAACGCGACGTTGGGGATCGTGATGTCGCGGAAGCGCCACATGTCCGACCCGTCCGGGTTGTGCACCAGCCGGGGTGCGTCGTCGGCGTACTTCTTCGGCAGGTGGTTGGCGAACATGTCAGGCGGTTCGACAATGTGATCGTCGACGCTGATCAGGATCATGTCCTCTTTGCGCATACCGGCTCCTTCCGTCGCGGGCCTCTCTAATGAAAACTAGCTTCTCATTCCGCGAGAATCAACATCCGGCAGTCGCCTTACCGGCGCGTCCGGCCCGTGCGCTGACCCGCCGACACGCCTGGCCGACCTCGAATTTTCCGCCCTGCTCACGTGCGGGGATTGACCTTCCGGCAAGATCGTGGAAATCTGTTATCCGGATATGAGAATGTGATTCTCCACCTTGAGAGGGGGTTGCCGATGCGCCTGACACCGCTGCCAGCGGATGAGTGGGACGACGAGGTGCAGCTCGCGCTCAAAGGCATGCTGCCCCGTGATCGGCAGAACCCCGAGGGGGCCGGTACGGCGCTGTCCACGCTCGTCCGGCATCCCGAGCTCACCAAGGCATACCTCGGCTTCAACGTCTACCTGCTGTTCCGCTCCACACTGCCGGCCCGGTTGCGTGAGGTGGCGGTCCTGCGGGTGGCGCATCGGCGGGACTGCACCTACGAGTGGGATCACCACGTCGAGATGGCGAAGGCGGAAGGGCTGACCGACGCCGACGTCGAGGCCATCCGCAACGGCGGCGCCAACGATGAGCTCGACCGGCTGGTCGTGCAGGCCACCGACGAACTCGAGGACAAATCGAATCTCACCGACGAAACCTGGGCTGCCCTCGGCGAGCACCTCACCGAACGTCAGCGCATGGACTTCGTCTTCACCGTCGGCGCCTACGGCATGTTGGCCATGGCGTTCAACACTTTCGGCGTACAGCTCGAGAACGAAAGGTAAGTACGTGGCATTTTT includes:
- a CDS encoding CaiB/BaiF CoA-transferase family protein, producing the protein MTSAQGPAAPLAGITVVALEQAVAAPMCTRVLADFGARVIKVENPSGGDFARHYDDVVNGPGGLAAHFVWANRNKESIALDLKTAEGLAILHQLLDRADALVSNLAPGATARLGISPEQLRERHPDVIAVEIDGYGAGGPLSNKRAYDLLAQSESGSCAVTGYPGMPAKPGPPIADISTGLYSALSIMALLISRGQRTRRGAAVTVSLFDTMMDLMGYPLTYAQHSGIDQEPLGMNSPAVAPYGSFVTADNQTVVLGTTNDREWQRLAREIIERPDLAADPRYATNSDRCAHRDELNAAIQTWCAQHDLAHIQKTADAAGIGNARYNLPSEVLAHPQLSDRDRWRTVQTTAGAIQAILPPPIIEGYEQPMGPVPGLGEHTDALLAELGLSDNEIGSLREQGAVA
- a CDS encoding acyl-CoA dehydrogenase family protein — encoded protein: MSFELTEDQELIRKSVRELASRFDDHYWMEKDQEHEFPQEFYDAIAGGGWLGMTIPEEYGGHGLGITEATILAEEVARSGGGMNAASSIHMSIFGMQPVVVFGSDEMKAATLPRIVNGDLHVCFGVTEPGAGLDTSRITTFAKRDGDHYVVNGRKVWISKALESEKILLLARTESRDDVEKRGGKPTEGLSLFLTDIDRDHVDIRPIRKMGRNAVSSNEVFIDDLRIPVSDRIGDEGKGFSYILHGLNPERMLIAAEALGIGRVALDRAVKYANERVVFDRPIGMNQGIQFPLADSLARLDAAELILRKATWLYDNGKSCGREANMAKYLCADAGFTAADRALQTHGGMGYSEEYHISRFFRESRLMKIAPVSQEMILNFLGANVLGLPKSY
- a CDS encoding amidohydrolase family protein yields the protein MRKEDMILISVDDHIVEPPDMFANHLPKKYADDAPRLVHNPDGSDMWRFRDITIPNVALNAVAGRPKEEYGLEPQGLDEIRPGCYNVDERVKDMNAGGILGSMCFPSFPGFAGRLFATEDAEFSLALVQAYNDWHVEEWCGAYPARFIPMTLPVIWDPVACAAEIRRNAARGVHSLTFTENPAAMGYPSFHDFEHWKPMWDALVDTDTVLNVHIGSSGRLAITAPDAPMDVMITLQPMNIVQAAADLLWSRPVKEYPDLKIALSEGGTGWIPYFLERADRTYEMHSTWTGQDFKGKKPSEVFREHFLTCFISDHVGVQLRNDVGIDNICWEADYPHSDSMWPGAPEQLDEVLKTHNVPDDEINKMTYENAMRWYHWDPFTHISKEQATIGALRKAAEGHDVSIQALSKKEKTGANFADFAANAKELSGNKD
- a CDS encoding carboxymuconolactone decarboxylase family protein; the protein is MRLTPLPADEWDDEVQLALKGMLPRDRQNPEGAGTALSTLVRHPELTKAYLGFNVYLLFRSTLPARLREVAVLRVAHRRDCTYEWDHHVEMAKAEGLTDADVEAIRNGGANDELDRLVVQATDELEDKSNLTDETWAALGEHLTERQRMDFVFTVGAYGMLAMAFNTFGVQLENER